Below is a window of Planococcus rifietoensis DNA.
GTTTTTCCCAATAAATTCATAATTATGAACCTCCTACATGATTCGTACGTATTTCGCACCGTTTATTCAATATTCTAAAGGTTTTTACACTTTAATGAAACCAATACGCCTTGTTCTACAAGATAAATTGTGACAAATCTTTGTTTTTCGCCACATTTTCAAGTTTTTCGTTAACGTATTGAGGAGTGATATCGATTTGGGCAGGTGAAATCTCAGATGCCTCAAATGATAGGTCCTCCAATAAGCGTTCCAATATTGTATGAAGTCGGCGAGCGCCGATATTATCCGTCTGTTGATTTACTTCATAAGCAATTTCCGCAAGTCTGACGATTGACGCATCAGTAAAGTATACCATAACTCCCTCTGTTTCGAGAAGGGCTTTATACTGATTGAGCAAGGAATGTTTCGGTTCCGTCAAAATCTTCACGAAATCATCCACTTCCAGCTTGGTCAATTCGACGCGGATCGGGAACCGGCCCTGTAATTCCGGGATCAAGTCTGATGGCTTCGACATATGGAATGCACCGGCTGCGACAAACAGCATATAATCCGTTTTCACTGCTCCGTATTTGGTGGATACAGTTGAACCTTCGACAATCGGCAGGATGTCTCGCTGGACACCTTCCCTCGATACATCGGCAGAGGAAGTGGAACTTTTACTGGCGATTTTGTCCATTTCGTCGATGAAGATGATGCCATGCTGTTCAGCGCGGCGAATCGCCTCGGACGAAATTTCCTCGCTGTCGACCAGTTTTTCCGATTCTTCAGCCGTCAGTACGCGCCGGGCATCTTTCACTTGCATGCGGCGCTTTTTCTTTTTCTTCGGCATCAAGGAAGACAAGGCATCCTGCATATTCTCGCCCATCTGCTCCATTCCCGACCCTTGGAAAGCGTCAAACATGGAAGCCGTGTTTTCCGTCACTTCGACGGTTACCCACTCATCTTCCAACTTGCCGGCTTTCAGGTCAGCGGCGATTTCGCGGCGCTTGACGCGCACCTCGACTTCAGCTTCAGGGTCTTCCTCTTCCTGCTCTTGTTTTTGGCCGAAGAACATTTCAAGCGGGTTTTGCGCAGTCTGCTTTTTCTTCATCGACGGCGCCAGCAATTTCACGAGGCGGTCGTTAGCTGCGGATTCAGCACGTTCTTTTACGGCTTCGTATTTTTCTTCTTTGACGATGCGCACGGATGCTTCCACTAAATCACGCACCATCGACTCCACGTCGCGCCCGACATATCCGACTTCCGTAAACTTCGTCGCTTCGACTTTGATGAACGGCGCGCCGGTCAGTTTTGCGATGCGGCGAGCGATTTCCGTTTTCCCGACGCCGGTCGGGCCAATCATCAAAATATTTTTCGGAATGACTTCATCCTGCATTTCTTCATCGAGGCGGCTGCGGCGGTAGCGGTTGCGCAGCGCAATCGCGATTGAGCGCTTGGCATCTTTTTGCCCGACGATGAATCGGTCCAAGTGATCGGTAATCTGCCGGGGAGTTAAATCGGTTTGTGTTTTCATTCTGACAACTCCTCCATGATGATTTGGTGGTTGGTATAGACGCAAATATCTGCAGCCGTTTCAAGCGCGGATTGGGCAATCTCGCCCGCCGTCAGTTGGTCGCCTGCATATTTCTTCAATGCCCGGCCAGCCGCAAGCGCGTAATTGCCGCCTGAGCCGATTGCCAGGATTCCATCATCAGGTTCGATGACTTCGCCGGTGCCTGAGACGAGCAATAGTTCATCTTTGTTCATGACGATGAGCATCGCTTCCAGCTGACGCAGCATTTTATCGCCACGCCATTGCTTCGCGAGTTCGACAGCAGCGCGCTGAAGATTGCCGTTGAATTCGGTGAGTTTGCCTTCAAACATTTCAAACAGCGTGAAAGCATCCGCCACAGAACCCGCAAATCCCGTCAGCACTTCGTTATTGTAGAGCCGGCGCACTTTTTTCGCGGTATGTTTCATGACGACGGCATTGCCGAACGTCACTTGCCCATCTCCGGCCATAGCCGATTTGCCTTTATGCTTTACTGCAAAGATCGTGGTTGCATGAAATTCCTGCATGGTAAGGTTCTCCTCCTTATGCCCTTGGATGGGCTTTTAAATACG
It encodes the following:
- the hslU gene encoding HslU--HslV peptidase ATPase subunit, with translation MKTQTDLTPRQITDHLDRFIVGQKDAKRSIAIALRNRYRRSRLDEEMQDEVIPKNILMIGPTGVGKTEIARRIAKLTGAPFIKVEATKFTEVGYVGRDVESMVRDLVEASVRIVKEEKYEAVKERAESAANDRLVKLLAPSMKKKQTAQNPLEMFFGQKQEQEEEDPEAEVEVRVKRREIAADLKAGKLEDEWVTVEVTENTASMFDAFQGSGMEQMGENMQDALSSLMPKKKKKRRMQVKDARRVLTAEESEKLVDSEEISSEAIRRAEQHGIIFIDEMDKIASKSSTSSADVSREGVQRDILPIVEGSTVSTKYGAVKTDYMLFVAAGAFHMSKPSDLIPELQGRFPIRVELTKLEVDDFVKILTEPKHSLLNQYKALLETEGVMVYFTDASIVRLAEIAYEVNQQTDNIGARRLHTILERLLEDLSFEASEISPAQIDITPQYVNEKLENVAKNKDLSQFIL
- the hslV gene encoding ATP-dependent protease subunit HslV, translated to MQEFHATTIFAVKHKGKSAMAGDGQVTFGNAVVMKHTAKKVRRLYNNEVLTGFAGSVADAFTLFEMFEGKLTEFNGNLQRAAVELAKQWRGDKMLRQLEAMLIVMNKDELLLVSGTGEVIEPDDGILAIGSGGNYALAAGRALKKYAGDQLTAGEIAQSALETAADICVYTNHQIIMEELSE